CCGGACGGGTCATGAATTACGGCCAGATCTCAAACCTGCTGAGCAGCCGCTTGTCGGCGCGTGCGGTGGGCTGGGCCATGCGCCGCTGTCCCGACGACGTTCCCTGGCACCGCGTCGTCAACGCCCGCGGAGGCTGCTCGACCGACAGCCTTCCCCATCTTCCCCAAGGCACCCAAAAGGCACTACTGCAAGCCGAAGGCGTGCACTTTG
The genomic region above belongs to Acidobacteriota bacterium and contains:
- a CDS encoding MGMT family protein: MSKKYTTIRKGPFDEVYRWVRRIPAGRVMNYGQISNLLSSRLSARAVGWAMRRCPDDVPWHRVVNARGGCSTDSLPHLPQGTQKALLQAEGVHFDKNGNVDMQRCRWRPAEPGREES